One Eriocheir sinensis breed Jianghai 21 unplaced genomic scaffold, ASM2467909v1 Scaffold25, whole genome shotgun sequence genomic window carries:
- the LOC126991176 gene encoding uncharacterized protein LOC126991176 isoform X9: MHNTSSSTSGEVYLHVPGNIHLGLEMFLTNITLKLSQATVSQDVLVQHRHRKEPPATLLAFMRSFTSVCKGVCVEGTLNSELFATVTAFMRSFTSVCKGVCVEGTLMVKLFATLLAFMRSFTSVCKGVCVEGTLMVKLFATLLAFMRSFTSVCKGVCVEVTLPTELFATLLAFMRSFTSVCKGVCVEVTIPTELFATVTAFMRSSTSVCKGVCVEGLLSTELFATLLAFMRSSTSVCKGVSVEGTLMVKLFATLMAFMRSSTSVCKGVCVEGLLSTELFATVTAFMRSFTSVCKGVCVEGLLSTELFATLMAFMRPSSRVCGCAW, translated from the exons atgcataacaCATCGAGCAGCACCTCAGGGGAAGTGTATCTTCATGTGCCGGGCAATATCCACcttggtcttgaaatgtttcTTACAAACATCACACTTAAACTCTCTCAGGCCACAGTGTCTCAAGATGTGCTTGTTCAACACAGACATAGAAAGGAACCtcctgccacactcttggcattcatgaggtctttcaccagtgtgtgtaagggtgtgtgtgttgagggaactcttaactctgaactttttgccacagtcacggcattcatgag gtctttcaccagtgtgtgtaagggtgtgtgtgttgagggcactcttatggttaaactttttgccacactcttggcattcatgag gtctttcaccagtgtgtgtaagggtgtgtgtgttgagggcactcttatggttaaactttttgccacactcttggcattcatgag gtctttcaccagtgtgtgtaagggtgtgtgtgttgaggtcactcttcctactgaactttttgccacactcttggcattcatgaggtctttcaccagtgtgtgtaagggtgtgtgtgttgaggtgactattcctactgaactttttgccacagtcacggcattcatgagatcttccaccagtgtgtgtaagggtgtgtgtgttgagggcctTCTTagcactgaactttttgccacactcttggcattcatgaggtcttccaccagtgtgtgtaagggtgtgtctgttgagggcactcttatggttaaactttttgccacactcatggcattcatgaggtcttccaccagtgtgtgtaagggtgtgtgtgttgagggcctTCTTagcactgaactttttgccacagtcacggcattcatgaggtctttcaccagtgtatgtaagggtgtgtgtgttgagggcctTCTTagcactgaactttttgccacactcatggcattcatgaggcctTCCTCCAGAGTGTGTGGATGTGCTTGGTGA
- the LOC126991176 gene encoding uncharacterized protein LOC126991176 isoform X4: MHNTSSSTSGEVYLHVPGNIHLGLEMFLTNITLKLSQATVSQDVLVQHRHRKEPPATLLAFMRSFTSVCKGVCVEGTLNSELFATVTAFMRSFTSVCKGVCVEGTLMVKLFATLLAFMRSFTSVCKGVCVEGTLMVKLFATLLAFMRSFTSVCKGVCVEGTLLAELFATLLAFMRSFTSVCKDVCVEVTLPTGLFATLLAFMRSFTSVCKSVCVEGTLNTELFATLLAFMRSFTSVCKGVSVEGTLMVKLFATLLAFMRSFTSVCKGVCVEGTFSTELFATVMAFMRSFTSVCKGVCVEGLLCTKLFATVMAFMRSFTSVCKGVCVEGLLCTKLFATLLAFMRSFTSVCKGVCVEGLLCTELFATVMAFMRSSSRVCGCAW, encoded by the exons atgcataacaCATCGAGCAGCACCTCAGGGGAAGTGTATCTTCATGTGCCGGGCAATATCCACcttggtcttgaaatgtttcTTACAAACATCACACTTAAACTCTCTCAGGCCACAGTGTCTCAAGATGTGCTTGTTCAACACAGACATAGAAAGGAACCtcctgccacactcttggcattcatgaggtctttcaccagtgtgtgtaagggtgtgtgtgttgagggaactcttaactctgaactttttgccacagtcacggcattcatgag gtctttcaccagtgtgtgtaagggtgtgtgtgttgagggcactcttatggttaaactttttgccacactcttggcattcatgag gtctttcaccagtgtgtgtaagggtgtgtgtgttgagggcactcttatggttaaactttttgccacactcttggcattcatgag gtctttcaccagtgtgtgtaagggtgtgtgtgttgagggcactcttctggctgaactttttgccacactcttggcattcatgaggtctttcaccagtgtgtgtaaggatgtgtgtgttgaggtgactcttcctactggactttttgccacactcttggcattcatgaggtctttcaccagtgtgtgtaagagtgtgtgtgttgagggtactcttaaCACTGagctttttgccacactcttggcattcatgaggtctttcaccagtgtgtgtaagggtgtgtctgttgagggcactcttatggttaaactttttgccacactcttggcattcatgaggtctttcaccagcgtgtgtaagggtgtgtgtgttgagggaacTTTTagcactgaactttttgccacagtcatggcattcatgaggtctttcaccagtgtgtgtaagggtgtgtgtgttgagggcctTCTTTGCACTAAACTTTTTGCCAcagtcatggcattcatgagaTCTTTCACCAGTgtatgtaagggtgtgtgtgttgagggcctTCTTTGCActaaactttttgccacactcttggcattcatgaggtctttcaccagtgtatgtaagggtgtgtgtgttgagggcctTCTTtgcactgaactttttgccacagtcatggcattcatgaggtcttcctcCAGAGTGTGTGGATGTGCTTGGTGA
- the LOC126991176 gene encoding uncharacterized protein LOC126991176 isoform X3 translates to MHNTSSSTSGEVYLHVPGNIHLGLEMFLTNITLKLSQATVSQDVLVQHRHRKEPPATLLAFMRSFTSVCKGVCVEGTLNSELFATVTAFMRSFTSVCKGVCVEGTLMVKLFATLLAFMRSFTSVCKGVCVEGTLMVKLFATLLAFMRSFTSVCKGVCVEVTLPTELFATLTAFMRSFTSVCKGVCVEGTLMVKLFATLLAFMRSFTSVCKGVCVEVTLPTELFATLLAFMRSFTSVCKGVCVEVTIPTELFATVTAFMRSSTSVCKGVCVEGLLSTELFATLLAFMRSSTSVCKGVSVEGTLMVKLFATLMAFMRSSTSVCKGVCVEGLLSTELFATVTAFMRSFTSVCKGVCVEGLLSTELFATLMAFMRPSSRVCGCAW, encoded by the exons atgcataacaCATCGAGCAGCACCTCAGGGGAAGTGTATCTTCATGTGCCGGGCAATATCCACcttggtcttgaaatgtttcTTACAAACATCACACTTAAACTCTCTCAGGCCACAGTGTCTCAAGATGTGCTTGTTCAACACAGACATAGAAAGGAACCtcctgccacactcttggcattcatgaggtctttcaccagtgtgtgtaagggtgtgtgtgttgagggaactcttaactctgaactttttgccacagtcacggcattcatgag gtctttcaccagtgtgtgtaagggtgtgtgtgttgagggcactcttatggttaaactttttgccacactcttggcattcatgag gtctttcaccagtgtgtgtaagggtgtgtgtgttgagggcactcttatggttaaactttttgccacactcttggcattcatgaggtctttcaccagtgtgtgtaagggtgtgtgtgttgaggtgactcttcctactgaactttttgccacactcacggcattcatgaggtctttcaccagtgtgtgtaagggtgtgtgtgttgagggcactcttatggttaaactttttgccacactcttggcattcatgag gtctttcaccagtgtgtgtaagggtgtgtgtgttgaggtcactcttcctactgaactttttgccacactcttggcattcatgaggtctttcaccagtgtgtgtaagggtgtgtgtgttgaggtgactattcctactgaactttttgccacagtcacggcattcatgagatcttccaccagtgtgtgtaagggtgtgtgtgttgagggcctTCTTagcactgaactttttgccacactcttggcattcatgaggtcttccaccagtgtgtgtaagggtgtgtctgttgagggcactcttatggttaaactttttgccacactcatggcattcatgaggtcttccaccagtgtgtgtaagggtgtgtgtgttgagggcctTCTTagcactgaactttttgccacagtcacggcattcatgaggtctttcaccagtgtatgtaagggtgtgtgtgttgagggcctTCTTagcactgaactttttgccacactcatggcattcatgaggcctTCCTCCAGAGTGTGTGGATGTGCTTGGTGA
- the LOC126991176 gene encoding uncharacterized protein LOC126991176 isoform X1, translating into MHNTSSSTSGEVYLHVPGNIHLGLEMFLTNITLKLSQATVSQDVLVQHRHRKEPPATLLAFMRSFTSVCKGVCVEGTLNSELFATVTAFMRSFTSVCKGVCVEGTLMVKLFATLLAFMRSFTSVCKGVCVEGTLMVKLFATLLAFMRSFTSVCKGVCVEVTLPTELFATLTAFMRSFTSVCKGVCVEGTLMVKLFATLLAFMRSFTSVCKGVCVEGTLLAELFATLLAFMRSFTSVCKDVCVEVTLPTGLFATLLAFMRSFTSVCKSVCVEGTLNTELFATLLAFMRSFTSVCKGVSVEGTLMVKLFATLLAFMRSFTSVCKGVCVEGTFSTELFATVMAFMRSFTSVCKGVCVEGLLCTKLFATVMAFMRSFTSVCKGVCVEGLLCTKLFATLLAFMRSFTSVCKGVCVEGLLCTELFATVMAFMRSSSRVCGCAW; encoded by the exons atgcataacaCATCGAGCAGCACCTCAGGGGAAGTGTATCTTCATGTGCCGGGCAATATCCACcttggtcttgaaatgtttcTTACAAACATCACACTTAAACTCTCTCAGGCCACAGTGTCTCAAGATGTGCTTGTTCAACACAGACATAGAAAGGAACCtcctgccacactcttggcattcatgaggtctttcaccagtgtgtgtaagggtgtgtgtgttgagggaactcttaactctgaactttttgccacagtcacggcattcatgag gtctttcaccagtgtgtgtaagggtgtgtgtgttgagggcactcttatggttaaactttttgccacactcttggcattcatgag gtctttcaccagtgtgtgtaagggtgtgtgtgttgagggcactcttatggttaaactttttgccacactcttggcattcatgaggtctttcaccagtgtgtgtaagggtgtgtgtgttgaggtgactcttcctactgaactttttgccacactcacggcattcatgaggtctttcaccagtgtgtgtaagggtgtgtgtgttgagggcactcttatggttaaactttttgccacactcttggcattcatgag gtctttcaccagtgtgtgtaagggtgtgtgtgttgagggcactcttctggctgaactttttgccacactcttggcattcatgaggtctttcaccagtgtgtgtaaggatgtgtgtgttgaggtgactcttcctactggactttttgccacactcttggcattcatgaggtctttcaccagtgtgtgtaagagtgtgtgtgttgagggtactcttaaCACTGagctttttgccacactcttggcattcatgaggtctttcaccagtgtgtgtaagggtgtgtctgttgagggcactcttatggttaaactttttgccacactcttggcattcatgaggtctttcaccagcgtgtgtaagggtgtgtgtgttgagggaacTTTTagcactgaactttttgccacagtcatggcattcatgaggtctttcaccagtgtgtgtaagggtgtgtgtgttgagggcctTCTTTGCACTAAACTTTTTGCCAcagtcatggcattcatgagaTCTTTCACCAGTgtatgtaagggtgtgtgtgttgagggcctTCTTTGCActaaactttttgccacactcttggcattcatgaggtctttcaccagtgtatgtaagggtgtgtgtgttgagggcctTCTTtgcactgaactttttgccacagtcatggcattcatgaggtcttcctcCAGAGTGTGTGGATGTGCTTGGTGA
- the LOC126991176 gene encoding uncharacterized protein LOC126991176 isoform X6 gives MHNTSSSTSGEVYLHVPGNIHLGLEMFLTNITLKLSQATVSQDVLVQHRHRKEPPATLLAFMRSFTSVCKGVCVEGTLNSELFATVTAFMRSFTSVCKGVCVEGTLMVKLFATLLAFMRSFTSVCKGVCVEGTLMVKLFATLLAFMRSFTSVCKGVCVEGTLMVKLFATLLAFMRSFTSVCKGVCVEVTLPTELFATLLAFMRSFTSVCKGVCVEVTIPTELFATVTAFMRSSTSVCKGVCVEGLLSTELFATLLAFMRSSTSVCKGVSVEGTLMVKLFATLMAFMRSSTSVCKGVCVEGLLSTELFATVTAFMRSFTSVCKGVCVEGLLSTELFATLMAFMRPSSRVCGCAW, from the exons atgcataacaCATCGAGCAGCACCTCAGGGGAAGTGTATCTTCATGTGCCGGGCAATATCCACcttggtcttgaaatgtttcTTACAAACATCACACTTAAACTCTCTCAGGCCACAGTGTCTCAAGATGTGCTTGTTCAACACAGACATAGAAAGGAACCtcctgccacactcttggcattcatgaggtctttcaccagtgtgtgtaagggtgtgtgtgttgagggaactcttaactctgaactttttgccacagtcacggcattcatgag gtctttcaccagtgtgtgtaagggtgtgtgtgttgagggcactcttatggttaaactttttgccacactcttggcattcatgag gtctttcaccagtgtgtgtaagggtgtgtgtgttgagggcactcttatggttaaactttttgccacactcttggcattcatgaggtctttcaccagtgtgtgtaagggtgtgtgtgttgag GGCACTCTTATGGttaaactttttgccacactcttggcattcatgaggtctttcaccagtgtgtgtaagggtgtgtgtgttgaggtcactcttcctactgaactttttgccacactcttggcattcatgaggtctttcaccagtgtgtgtaagggtgtgtgtgttgaggtgactattcctactgaactttttgccacagtcacggcattcatgagatcttccaccagtgtgtgtaagggtgtgtgtgttgagggcctTCTTagcactgaactttttgccacactcttggcattcatgaggtcttccaccagtgtgtgtaagggtgtgtctgttgagggcactcttatggttaaactttttgccacactcatggcattcatgaggtcttccaccagtgtgtgtaagggtgtgtgtgttgagggcctTCTTagcactgaactttttgccacagtcacggcattcatgaggtctttcaccagtgtatgtaagggtgtgtgtgttgagggcctTCTTagcactgaactttttgccacactcatggcattcatgaggcctTCCTCCAGAGTGTGTGGATGTGCTTGGTGA
- the LOC126991176 gene encoding uncharacterized protein LOC126991176 isoform X7 — MHNTSSSTSGEVYLHVPGNIHLGLEMFLTNITLKLSQATVSQDVLVQHRHRKEPPATLLAFMRSFTSVCKGVCVEGTLNSELFATVTAFMRSFTSVCKGVCVEGTLMVKLFATLLAFMRSFTSVCKGVCVEGTLMVKLFATLLAFMRSFTSVCKGVCVEGTLMVKLFATLLAFMRSFTSVCKGVCVEVTLPTELFATLLAFMRSFTSVCKGVCVEVTIPTELFATVTAFMRSSTSVCKGVCVEGLLSTELFATLLAFMRSSTSVCKGVSVEGTLMVKLFATLMAFMRSSTSVCKGVCVEGLLSTELFATVTAFMRSFTSVCKGVCVEGLLSTELFATLMAFMRPSSRVCGCAW, encoded by the exons atgcataacaCATCGAGCAGCACCTCAGGGGAAGTGTATCTTCATGTGCCGGGCAATATCCACcttggtcttgaaatgtttcTTACAAACATCACACTTAAACTCTCTCAGGCCACAGTGTCTCAAGATGTGCTTGTTCAACACAGACATAGAAAGGAACCtcctgccacactcttggcattcatgaggtctttcaccagtgtgtgtaagggtgtgtgtgttgagggaactcttaactctgaactttttgccacagtcacggcattcatgag gtctttcaccagtgtgtgtaagggtgtgtgtgttgagggcactcttatggttaaactttttgccacactcttggcattcatgag gtctttcaccagtgtgtgtaagggtgtgtgtgttgagggcactcttatggttaaactttttgccacactcttggcattcatgag gtctttcaccagtgtgtgtaagggtgtgtgtgttgagggcactcttatggttaaactttttgccacactcttggcattcatgag gtctttcaccagtgtgtgtaagggtgtgtgtgttgaggtcactcttcctactgaactttttgccacactcttggcattcatgaggtctttcaccagtgtgtgtaagggtgtgtgtgttgaggtgactattcctactgaactttttgccacagtcacggcattcatgagatcttccaccagtgtgtgtaagggtgtgtgtgttgagggcctTCTTagcactgaactttttgccacactcttggcattcatgaggtcttccaccagtgtgtgtaagggtgtgtctgttgagggcactcttatggttaaactttttgccacactcatggcattcatgaggtcttccaccagtgtgtgtaagggtgtgtgtgttgagggcctTCTTagcactgaactttttgccacagtcacggcattcatgaggtctttcaccagtgtatgtaagggtgtgtgtgttgagggcctTCTTagcactgaactttttgccacactcatggcattcatgaggcctTCCTCCAGAGTGTGTGGATGTGCTTGGTGA
- the LOC126991176 gene encoding uncharacterized protein LOC126991176 isoform X2, with product MHNTSSSTSGEVYLHVPGNIHLGLEMFLTNITLKLSQATVSQDVLVQHRHRKEPPATLLAFMRSFTSVCKGVCVEGTLNSELFATVTAFMRSFTSVCKGVCVEGTLMVKLFATLLAFMRSFTSVCKGVCVEGTLMVKLFATLLAFMRSFTSVCKGVCVEGTLMVKLFATLLAFMRSFTSVCKGVCVEGTLLAELFATLLAFMRSFTSVCKDVCVEVTLPTGLFATLLAFMRSFTSVCKSVCVEGTLNTELFATLLAFMRSFTSVCKGVSVEGTLMVKLFATLLAFMRSFTSVCKGVCVEGTFSTELFATVMAFMRSFTSVCKGVCVEGLLCTKLFATVMAFMRSFTSVCKGVCVEGLLCTKLFATLLAFMRSFTSVCKGVCVEGLLCTELFATVMAFMRSSSRVCGCAW from the exons atgcataacaCATCGAGCAGCACCTCAGGGGAAGTGTATCTTCATGTGCCGGGCAATATCCACcttggtcttgaaatgtttcTTACAAACATCACACTTAAACTCTCTCAGGCCACAGTGTCTCAAGATGTGCTTGTTCAACACAGACATAGAAAGGAACCtcctgccacactcttggcattcatgaggtctttcaccagtgtgtgtaagggtgtgtgtgttgagggaactcttaactctgaactttttgccacagtcacggcattcatgag gtctttcaccagtgtgtgtaagggtgtgtgtgttgagggcactcttatggttaaactttttgccacactcttggcattcatgag gtctttcaccagtgtgtgtaagggtgtgtgtgttgagggcactcttatggttaaactttttgccacactcttggcattcatgag gtctttcaccagtgtgtgtaagggtgtgtgtgttgagggcactcttatggttaaactttttgccacactcttggcattcatgag gtctttcaccagtgtgtgtaagggtgtgtgtgttgagggcactcttctggctgaactttttgccacactcttggcattcatgaggtctttcaccagtgtgtgtaaggatgtgtgtgttgaggtgactcttcctactggactttttgccacactcttggcattcatgaggtctttcaccagtgtgtgtaagagtgtgtgtgttgagggtactcttaaCACTGagctttttgccacactcttggcattcatgaggtctttcaccagtgtgtgtaagggtgtgtctgttgagggcactcttatggttaaactttttgccacactcttggcattcatgaggtctttcaccagcgtgtgtaagggtgtgtgtgttgagggaacTTTTagcactgaactttttgccacagtcatggcattcatgaggtctttcaccagtgtgtgtaagggtgtgtgtgttgagggcctTCTTTGCACTAAACTTTTTGCCAcagtcatggcattcatgagaTCTTTCACCAGTgtatgtaagggtgtgtgtgttgagggcctTCTTTGCActaaactttttgccacactcttggcattcatgaggtctttcaccagtgtatgtaagggtgtgtgtgttgagggcctTCTTtgcactgaactttttgccacagtcatggcattcatgaggtcttcctcCAGAGTGTGTGGATGTGCTTGGTGA
- the LOC126991176 gene encoding uncharacterized protein LOC126991176 isoform X8, whose product MHNTSSSTSGEVYLHVPGNIHLGLEMFLTNITLKLSQATVSQDVLVQHRHRKEPPATLLAFMRSFTSVCKGVCVEGTLNSELFATVTAFMRSFTSVCKGVCVEGTLMVKLFATLLAFMRSFTSVCKGVCVEGTLLAELFATLLAFMRSFTSVCKDVCVEVTLPTGLFATLLAFMRSFTSVCKSVCVEGTLNTELFATLLAFMRSFTSVCKGVSVEGTLMVKLFATLLAFMRSFTSVCKGVCVEGTFSTELFATVMAFMRSFTSVCKGVCVEGLLCTKLFATVMAFMRSFTSVCKGVCVEGLLCTKLFATLLAFMRSFTSVCKGVCVEGLLCTELFATVMAFMRSSSRVCGCAW is encoded by the exons atgcataacaCATCGAGCAGCACCTCAGGGGAAGTGTATCTTCATGTGCCGGGCAATATCCACcttggtcttgaaatgtttcTTACAAACATCACACTTAAACTCTCTCAGGCCACAGTGTCTCAAGATGTGCTTGTTCAACACAGACATAGAAAGGAACCtcctgccacactcttggcattcatgaggtctttcaccagtgtgtgtaagggtgtgtgtgttgagggaactcttaactctgaactttttgccacagtcacggcattcatgag gtctttcaccagtgtgtgtaagggtgtgtgtgttgagggcactcttatggttaaactttttgccacactcttggcattcatgag gtctttcaccagtgtgtgtaagggtgtgtgtgttgagggcactcttctggctgaactttttgccacactcttggcattcatgaggtctttcaccagtgtgtgtaaggatgtgtgtgttgaggtgactcttcctactggactttttgccacactcttggcattcatgaggtctttcaccagtgtgtgtaagagtgtgtgtgttgagggtactcttaaCACTGagctttttgccacactcttggcattcatgaggtctttcaccagtgtgtgtaagggtgtgtctgttgagggcactcttatggttaaactttttgccacactcttggcattcatgaggtctttcaccagcgtgtgtaagggtgtgtgtgttgagggaacTTTTagcactgaactttttgccacagtcatggcattcatgaggtctttcaccagtgtgtgtaagggtgtgtgtgttgagggcctTCTTTGCACTAAACTTTTTGCCAcagtcatggcattcatgagaTCTTTCACCAGTgtatgtaagggtgtgtgtgttgagggcctTCTTTGCActaaactttttgccacactcttggcattcatgaggtctttcaccagtgtatgtaagggtgtgtgtgttgagggcctTCTTtgcactgaactttttgccacagtcatggcattcatgaggtcttcctcCAGAGTGTGTGGATGTGCTTGGTGA